Proteins encoded by one window of Bacteroidota bacterium:
- a CDS encoding acyl transferase: protein MTPREIFSIRSKKDFEAAALKIFRFQAKKNPVYKKYIEQLGIVSEKIKITSEIPFLPIEFFKTHEIISRQSSVVSRQSSVFLSSGTSGMERSKHCVSDISIYEKNFRKCFQLFYGEPKQYAVLAVLPSYYANKNSSLLYMTMDLIKRSRNKYSAFYTAKDENILQAINILLKKKQKIILFGVSFALLELAEKIPARSAGGSSPLEGLENLIVMETGGMKGRREEITREQLHKILSEKFRIKKIHSEYGMTELLSQAYSTGNGIFKSPPWMKVFARDVNDPFQILSPGKTGALNIIDLANIYSCSFIATQDVGKIHSDGSFEVLGRMDNSDLRGCSLMEAN, encoded by the coding sequence GTGACTCCGCGCGAAATTTTTTCCATCCGAAGCAAAAAAGATTTTGAGGCGGCAGCGCTAAAAATTTTTCGCTTTCAGGCAAAAAAAAATCCTGTTTATAAAAAATATATTGAGCAGTTGGGAATTGTTTCTGAAAAAATAAAAATCACTTCGGAAATTCCATTTCTTCCGATAGAATTTTTTAAAACGCATGAAATAATCAGTCGCCAGTCGTCAGTCGTCAGTCGTCAGTCATCAGTTTTTCTCAGCAGCGGCACAAGCGGAATGGAAAGAAGTAAGCATTGTGTTTCCGATATTTCTATTTACGAAAAAAATTTCCGGAAGTGTTTTCAACTTTTTTACGGAGAACCAAAACAGTATGCCGTTCTTGCCGTTCTTCCTTCTTATTATGCAAACAAAAATTCTTCGCTGCTTTATATGACAATGGATTTGATAAAAAGGAGCCGAAACAAATACAGTGCATTTTATACTGCGAAAGATGAAAATATTTTGCAGGCAATTAATATCCTGCTGAAGAAAAAACAAAAAATAATTTTATTCGGAGTTTCATTTGCTTTGCTAGAACTGGCAGAAAAAATTCCTGCCCGTTCCGCAGGCGGGTCTTCTCCGCTTGAGGGTTTGGAAAACTTAATTGTAATGGAAACGGGCGGAATGAAAGGAAGAAGAGAAGAAATCACGCGCGAACAACTTCATAAAATTCTTTCTGAAAAATTCAGAATAAAAAAAATTCACTCCGAGTATGGCATGACAGAACTTTTATCTCAAGCATATTCAACAGGAAATGGAATTTTCAAATCTCCTCCATGGATGAAAGTTTTCGCGCGTGATGTGAATGACCCGTTTCAAATTCTTTCACCGGGGAAAACAGGTGCGCTCAACATTATTGATTTGGCAAATATTTATTCCTGTTCTTTTATTGCCACGCAGGATGTAGGAAAAATTCACAGCGATGGTTCATTCGAAGTGCTGGGAAGAATGGATAACAGCGATTTGCGCGGATGTAGTTTAATGGAGGCAAATTAA
- a CDS encoding UMP kinase: MKYKRILLKLSGEALMGEKQFGIDHNRLHQYAEEIKQVADKKVQVAVVIGGGNIFRGIQGNTENDFDRVQGDYMGMLATVINSMALQMSLEKVGLQTRLLSAIKMEQICEPFIRRRAVRHLEKGRVVIFGAGTGNPYFTTDTAASLRAIEIEADVILKGTRVDGIYSADPEKNKDAIRFDTISFDEVYKRKLQVMDMTAFTLCKENKIPIIVFDMNKPGNLKKVVVGEQVGTLVEF, from the coding sequence GTGAAGTACAAAAGAATTCTCCTCAAACTCAGCGGTGAAGCCCTCATGGGCGAAAAACAATTCGGCATCGACCATAACCGCCTTCACCAGTATGCCGAAGAGATAAAACAAGTTGCCGATAAAAAAGTTCAGGTTGCCGTTGTAATCGGTGGCGGAAATATTTTTCGCGGCATACAAGGAAATACCGAAAATGATTTTGACCGCGTGCAGGGCGATTACATGGGAATGCTTGCCACGGTAATAAACAGCATGGCGCTGCAAATGTCTTTGGAAAAAGTCGGTTTGCAAACGCGCCTTCTTTCCGCCATTAAGATGGAACAGATTTGCGAACCGTTTATTCGCAGAAGAGCCGTGCGGCATTTGGAAAAAGGACGAGTGGTGATTTTTGGAGCCGGAACCGGAAATCCTTATTTCACTACCGACACTGCCGCCTCGCTGCGCGCCATAGAAATTGAAGCCGATGTGATTTTAAAAGGCACGCGCGTGGACGGAATTTATTCTGCCGACCCGGAAAAAAATAAAGATGCCATCCGCTTTGATACAATTTCTTTTGATGAAGTTTATAAAAGAAAACTTCAGGTAATGGATATGACGGCATTCACACTCTGCAAGGAAAATAAAATTCCCATTATTGTTTTTGACATGAACAAGCCCGGCAACTTGAAAAAAGTTGTGGTGGGAGAGCAGGTGGGAACGCTGGTGGAATTTTAA
- a CDS encoding succinate dehydrogenase cytochrome b subunit has protein sequence MTIDQFINSSLGRKAVMSLTGLFLIVFLCEHLYGNLLLYYNDGGAAFIEYSHTLVHSILIRTVEVVLFAAIIIHVVQAIYLTKQNSDARPVKYAMHKTNETSSWFSRNMGITGSVILFFIVVHLNHFFVPYRITDAVGGEGQMNVAQMVKDGFHNGWFVLLYVTSCLFLAFHLNHGFQSAFRSLGLNNKKYHKLISLTGSFFAFGIVFVGFASIPVLFYFGIAGNTF, from the coding sequence ATGACAATTGACCAATTCATCAATTCCAGTTTAGGCAGAAAAGCAGTGATGTCGCTCACCGGACTTTTTCTCATTGTGTTTTTATGTGAACATCTTTACGGAAATCTTCTTCTTTATTATAATGATGGCGGAGCAGCGTTTATCGAATATTCTCACACGCTTGTTCACAGCATCCTTATTAGAACAGTTGAAGTTGTTTTGTTTGCAGCAATAATCATCCATGTGGTGCAGGCAATTTATCTCACGAAACAAAATTCAGATGCGCGACCGGTAAAATATGCAATGCACAAAACAAATGAAACATCTTCGTGGTTTTCGCGCAATATGGGAATTACAGGAAGCGTGATTTTATTTTTCATCGTTGTTCACCTCAACCATTTTTTTGTTCCGTATAGAATTACAGATGCCGTTGGTGGCGAAGGGCAAATGAATGTTGCACAAATGGTGAAGGATGGATTTCACAACGGATGGTTTGTTTTGCTCTATGTAACTTCCTGTTTGTTTCTCGCTTTTCATCTCAATCACGGTTTTCAATCCGCATTTCGTTCTCTCGGATTGAACAATAAAAAATATCACAAACTGATTTCTCTCACAGGAAGTTTTTTTGCGTTCGGAATTGTGTTTGTTGGCTTCGCAAGCATTCCTGTTTTATTTTACTTCGGCATTGCCGGAAATACTTTTTAA
- a CDS encoding PorP/SprF family type IX secretion system membrane protein — MKKYFIAGIFFLSAAVFSFGQDVHFSQYNLTPLVINPAQAGAYKNFEAIINYKNQWTSISPNAYKTMMVEADGRFKQKQWKTKWLAGGINFYTDKAGDGNMKTNSVSGSFGYHTQLNDQNTLGGCLMAGFTGRSIDYTKLQWDEQYQNGSYSSSNPSGETVNQTSNKFGYPDFGMGILYQYNKGQMYSTANDMFIIHSGLSLFHLNKPKYSFYGNTDEKLYVKVIGHVDAIIGIKNTNFAVVPGFLYMGQGPSHEVLPGCYFRYMLREESKFTGYVKGASIMVGTHLRVKDAFIPSVQLEVAEYTLGISYDMNVSGLKTATSGKGGFEISLRYGNPNPFLYKSAASFQ; from the coding sequence ATGAAAAAATATTTTATTGCGGGAATTTTTTTTCTCTCGGCAGCCGTTTTCTCTTTTGGCCAGGATGTTCACTTTTCCCAGTACAACCTCACTCCCCTTGTAATTAATCCTGCGCAGGCGGGCGCGTACAAAAATTTCGAGGCGATTATTAATTATAAAAATCAATGGACGAGCATTTCGCCCAACGCCTATAAAACCATGATGGTTGAAGCCGATGGGCGCTTCAAACAAAAACAGTGGAAAACAAAATGGCTGGCAGGAGGAATTAATTTTTATACCGATAAAGCCGGTGACGGAAATATGAAAACAAATTCTGTGAGCGGTTCTTTCGGCTATCACACGCAGTTGAATGACCAGAATACTTTAGGCGGCTGCTTAATGGCTGGCTTTACCGGCAGAAGCATTGATTATACCAAATTGCAATGGGATGAGCAATATCAAAACGGTTCTTATAGTTCAAGCAATCCAAGCGGAGAAACAGTAAATCAAACCAGCAATAAATTCGGTTATCCCGATTTTGGAATGGGAATTCTTTACCAATACAACAAAGGGCAAATGTATTCCACTGCGAACGATATGTTTATCATTCATAGCGGGCTTTCTTTATTTCATTTGAACAAACCCAAATATTCTTTTTACGGAAACACCGATGAAAAACTTTATGTGAAAGTTATCGGGCATGTAGATGCAATCATTGGAATAAAAAATACAAACTTTGCTGTTGTTCCCGGATTTTTATACATGGGGCAAGGACCTTCGCATGAAGTTCTTCCCGGTTGCTATTTCCGTTACATGCTTCGCGAAGAATCTAAATTCACCGGCTATGTAAAGGGGGCGTCTATAATGGTAGGAACTCATCTCCGCGTGAAAGATGCGTTCATTCCCTCTGTTCAGCTTGAAGTGGCAGAATATACTCTCGGAATCAGTTACGATATGAACGTTTCAGGATTGAAGACAGCAACATCAGGCAAAGGCGGCTTTGAAATTTCATTACGCTATGGAAATCCGAACCCGTTCCTTTACAAATCGGCAGCAAGCTTCCAGTAA
- a CDS encoding tetratricopeptide repeat protein gives MKKIFFLFSCCFFFISPLFAQSKKIDSLEKILNSTEVDSLKLKIFVSLFKECNNAPDKALQYGNDALALAQKTGDKKNEASWLNAIGLLHKNKGNSNKALECHERALKISREIKDKASIAKSLNNLGVDNSYLGNYTKTLEYYFEALKIREEMGDKKEIAALWNNIGIIYWRQKNYQKSLEYHFKSLALKKEVGDKSGYAKSLTNIGIVYVDIANRSKKKKDYEKALDYYLQSLKIKKELGDKKDIASTLNNIGNVYKEQKNFSKAMEYHSQCLAIMEELGDKNSIAAVLVNMGNCSRELKQYSKALSSYEKSLKLTSSIGFKEGRKDAYEGFSVTYDSLKDYKNAYEYHKKYSDLKDSLLNEESSKQIAEMQTKYETEKKEQQINLLNKDKELQDAQLNRQKIVIWSVAGGLLVVLILSIFIFRERKKSEKLLLNILPVETARELKSKGKASPKYYESVTVMFTDFKGFTTIAEKLSAEELVSELDFLFKKFDEIISKYNIEKIKTIGDAYMCASGLPTPNTNHAEEIVKAGIEIQSWMKEQNNKWQLRIGIHSGSVTAGVVGDKKFAYDIWGDTVNTASRMESSGEPGKINISGATYQILQGFQNLEGLVFTHRGKIPAKNKGEIEMYFVESSEMRSIHKHN, from the coding sequence ATGAAAAAAATATTTTTTCTTTTCTCATGCTGCTTTTTTTTCATTTCCCCGCTTTTCGCCCAGTCAAAAAAAATTGATTCGCTTGAAAAAATTTTGAACTCGACCGAAGTTGATTCCCTTAAATTAAAAATCTTTGTTTCTCTTTTCAAAGAATGCAACAATGCGCCCGATAAAGCGCTGCAATATGGAAATGATGCGCTCGCGCTTGCGCAAAAGACCGGTGATAAAAAAAATGAGGCGAGTTGGCTGAATGCTATCGGGCTCCTCCATAAAAACAAAGGCAATTCAAACAAAGCGCTGGAATGCCACGAGCGGGCGCTGAAAATCAGCCGCGAAATAAAAGACAAAGCAAGCATTGCAAAATCGCTTAACAATCTTGGCGTGGATAATTCCTATTTGGGAAACTACACGAAGACGCTCGAATATTATTTTGAAGCGTTAAAAATCAGGGAAGAAATGGGCGACAAAAAAGAAATTGCTGCATTATGGAACAATATTGGAATTATATATTGGCGTCAAAAAAATTATCAAAAATCCCTGGAATACCATTTTAAATCACTTGCGTTGAAAAAAGAAGTGGGAGATAAAAGCGGCTATGCAAAATCGCTCACCAATATCGGAATTGTTTATGTTGATATTGCCAACCGTTCCAAAAAAAAGAAGGATTACGAAAAGGCGCTCGACTATTATTTGCAATCGCTGAAAATAAAAAAAGAACTTGGAGACAAAAAAGATATTGCCTCCACATTGAACAATATCGGGAATGTTTACAAGGAACAGAAAAATTTTTCAAAAGCCATGGAATATCACTCGCAATGTCTTGCCATTATGGAAGAGTTAGGCGATAAAAACAGCATTGCTGCGGTTTTAGTTAATATGGGAAATTGCAGCAGGGAATTAAAACAATATTCAAAAGCACTTTCTTCCTATGAAAAAAGTTTAAAGCTGACTTCTTCCATTGGATTTAAGGAAGGCCGGAAAGATGCCTATGAAGGTTTTTCGGTTACCTATGATTCATTAAAAGACTACAAGAATGCCTATGAATACCACAAAAAATATTCCGACTTAAAAGATTCTTTACTCAACGAAGAAAGCAGCAAACAAATTGCCGAAATGCAAACCAAATATGAAACTGAGAAGAAAGAACAGCAAATAAATTTATTGAACAAAGACAAAGAATTACAAGATGCTCAGTTGAACCGGCAGAAGATTGTGATTTGGTCTGTGGCGGGAGGATTATTAGTTGTGCTAATACTTTCCATTTTCATTTTCCGCGAAAGAAAAAAATCAGAAAAACTTTTGCTGAATATTCTTCCCGTTGAAACAGCAAGAGAATTAAAATCAAAAGGGAAAGCATCTCCGAAATATTATGAAAGCGTAACCGTCATGTTCACCGACTTCAAAGGATTCACCACCATTGCCGAAAAACTTTCTGCGGAAGAGTTAGTTTCAGAATTAGATTTCCTTTTCAAAAAATTTGACGAAATTATTTCTAAGTACAATATTGAAAAAATAAAAACCATTGGTGATGCATACATGTGCGCAAGCGGATTGCCAACTCCAAACACAAATCACGCAGAAGAAATTGTAAAAGCGGGAATCGAAATCCAATCTTGGATGAAAGAACAAAATAATAAATGGCAATTAAGAATAGGAATCCATAGCGGTTCCGTCACCGCAGGAGTGGTTGGCGATAAAAAATTCGCCTATGATATTTGGGGAGACACGGTGAATACTGCATCGCGAATGGAATCTTCTGGCGAGCCGGGAAAAATAAATATTTCGGGTGCAACGTACCAAATCCTTCAAGGTTTTCAAAACCTTGAAGGATTAGTATTCACCCACCGCGGAAAAATCCCCGCCAAGAACAAAGGAGAGATTGAAATGTATTTTGTGGAGAGCAGCGAAATGCGAAGCATTCACAAACACAATTAA
- a CDS encoding DUF1987 domain-containing protein, whose translation MNALVIEPSDFSPKVVFDPLKNFFEISGESRPENTSKFYIPLLEWLQQYQSVLYWEKDKVNNIPPKIFEFKFDYFNSTSAKFIMDVLLQLDKMAQEGYPVKAKWYYDRRDEDMKESGEEFSKLLKKLQIEFIET comes from the coding sequence ATGAACGCATTAGTAATAGAGCCCAGCGATTTTTCACCCAAGGTGGTTTTCGACCCGCTGAAAAACTTCTTTGAGATTTCGGGAGAATCGCGCCCCGAAAACACAAGCAAGTTTTATATTCCGCTGCTCGAATGGCTGCAGCAATACCAAAGCGTTTTGTATTGGGAAAAAGATAAAGTAAATAATATTCCTCCGAAAATTTTTGAATTTAAGTTTGATTATTTCAATTCCACTTCTGCCAAATTTATTATGGATGTGCTTCTTCAATTAGATAAAATGGCGCAGGAGGGCTACCCTGTAAAAGCAAAATGGTATTACGACAGGCGGGATGAAGACATGAAGGAATCGGGCGAAGAGTTTTCAAAACTTCTCAAAAAACTCCAGATTGAATTTATAGAAACCTGA